The nucleotide window TGGTCGGGGCCGGGGTGGGGTCGGGCGCTGTATCCAGGAAATGATTTCGACGGAGGATTGGGAGGCGCATCATGACCCGTGTCCTCGAGAATAAGCGTCAAGCGATAGCTGAAGTCTGCCGGCGTCATGGTGTGGCCCGGCTGGACGCATTCGGCTCCGCCATGCGTGATGACTTCAGGCCGGGCGAGAGCGATGTGGACCTGCTGGTCGAGTTCGGGCCGATGGCACCATACGCCCGCGTCGATGCCTACTTCGGCCTGCTCGAAGAACTCAGGGCCTTACTGGGGTTGGAGGTCGACCTCGTCATGGCGGGGGCCGTTAAGAACCCGTACATCGCC belongs to Candidatus Methylomirabilis lanthanidiphila and includes:
- a CDS encoding nucleotidyltransferase, translating into MTRVLENKRQAIAEVCRRHGVARLDAFGSAMRDDFRPGESDVDLLVEFGPMAPYARVDAYFGLLEELRALLGLEVDLVMAGAVKNPYIARDIDRTKRMLYHR